From the genome of Acidobacteriota bacterium, one region includes:
- a CDS encoding ParB/RepB/Spo0J family partition protein: protein MSRKALGRGLNALFAQVSPLGQDFMELDIDRIDPADAQPRGVFRENKLEELAQSIRHNGIIQPLVVRPLGDRFQIIAGERRWRAAQRAGLHRVPCLVKEIPEENVWELSLIENIQREELNPIEEANAYKKLLESRDLTQEDLAQRVGKDRSSITNALRLLKLPLEVQKMVEENRLSMGHARALLSVDAIEQQVSLAGEIVTKTLSVRETEQLVKRAQGVSSGSTQKRLTVSNNPEVANVLAAETKLSKRLGAPVKIKLARNGGIIEIRFSSNDDLARLFDSLVRTHAGTPQGG from the coding sequence ATGTCAAGAAAGGCGCTGGGCCGGGGACTTAACGCGTTGTTCGCGCAGGTTTCACCCCTCGGCCAGGACTTCATGGAGTTAGATATAGACCGGATCGACCCGGCAGATGCCCAACCACGGGGTGTTTTTAGGGAAAACAAGCTTGAGGAGTTAGCGCAGTCGATACGACATAATGGGATCATCCAGCCTCTTGTTGTTAGGCCCCTCGGCGACCGGTTTCAAATAATTGCCGGAGAACGGAGATGGCGTGCGGCCCAGCGAGCCGGACTACATAGAGTACCTTGCCTCGTTAAGGAGATCCCGGAAGAAAATGTTTGGGAGCTTTCCCTGATCGAGAACATTCAGCGCGAAGAACTCAACCCGATCGAAGAAGCAAATGCATATAAGAAGCTATTGGAGAGCAGGGATCTCACGCAGGAAGACCTGGCCCAGCGCGTAGGCAAAGACCGGTCTTCGATAACTAACGCTCTCCGGCTCTTGAAGCTACCGCTCGAAGTTCAAAAAATGGTCGAAGAAAACAGGTTGTCAATGGGGCATGCCCGGGCCTTACTTTCAGTTGACGCAATTGAGCAACAAGTCTCACTTGCCGGAGAGATAGTAACCAAAACGCTCTCGGTTAGGGAAACGGAGCAGCTTGTCAAAAGAGCACAGGGCGTGTCTTCCGGTTCGACCCAAAAAAGACTTACTGTAAGCAATAATCCCGAGGTGGCAAATGTCCTCGCGGCTGAAACGAAACTGAGCAAGAGACTCGGCGCGCCGGTTAAGATAAAGCTGGCCAGAAACGGGGGGATCATAGAAATAAGATTCTCCTCGAATGACGACCTCGCGCGATTGTTTGACTCCCTGGTCCGGACGCACGCAGGGACCCCTCAGGGAGGCTGA
- a CDS encoding ParA family protein, translated as MARIIAIANQKGGVGKTTTTINLGATLAVADMKVLIIDADPQGNSTSGLGLRGKSRRSLYHSLIMNEPLNDIVLDTELPNLKIIPSEKTLVAAEIELVDLPDREFKLRALLTPFALNFDYVLIDCPPSLGLLTLNALAAADSVLIPIQCEYFALEGVSELWDTLVRVRRTINPSLTVEGFLLTMFDERTNLSAQVVSDLRDFLGSQVFTTIIPRNVRLAEAPSHGKPIILYDIRSKGAESYVRLAKEVINNVKKGAGPGT; from the coding sequence ATGGCGCGCATAATAGCGATTGCGAACCAAAAGGGAGGCGTCGGGAAAACCACGACTACCATTAATCTTGGCGCGACCCTCGCCGTCGCCGATATGAAGGTGCTGATCATCGATGCTGACCCTCAGGGCAACAGCACCAGCGGTTTAGGCCTCAGGGGGAAATCCCGCAGAAGCCTCTACCACTCGCTGATAATGAACGAACCGCTCAATGATATAGTCCTGGACACCGAGTTGCCGAATCTCAAGATTATCCCGTCCGAAAAGACTCTGGTTGCGGCCGAGATCGAACTCGTAGACCTCCCGGATCGCGAATTTAAGCTAAGAGCACTGCTCACTCCTTTCGCTCTGAACTTCGACTACGTGTTGATCGACTGTCCACCGAGCCTGGGGCTATTGACTTTGAATGCCCTAGCCGCTGCAGATTCAGTGCTGATCCCAATTCAGTGCGAGTACTTCGCTTTGGAGGGCGTATCCGAGTTGTGGGATACTCTGGTTAGAGTTCGCAGAACCATAAACCCCAGCTTGACCGTCGAAGGGTTTCTGCTGACGATGTTTGACGAGCGGACGAACCTTTCTGCGCAAGTGGTGTCTGACCTCAGAGATTTTCTTGGATCACAGGTCTTCACGACCATCATTCCCAGAAACGTCAGATTGGCGGAGGCCCCCAGCCACGGCAAGCCGATCATCCTCTACGATATCAGGTCAAAGGGAGCAGAGAGCTACGTCAGACTAGCAAAAGAGGTGATAAACAATGTCAAGAAAGGCGCTGGGCCGGGGACTTAA
- the atpD gene encoding F0F1 ATP synthase subunit beta — MAKEGRVLQVIGPVVDVEFEEVELPSIYQALRIVSDGFEVPEPISITVEVQQHLGEGRCRCVAMEPTEGLIRGMKAVDTGGPITVPVGPATLGRVLNVIGEPVDKLGSVVSDQRYPIHRHAPPFQDQSTELEMFVTGIKVIDLLEPFLRGGKIGLFGGAGVGKTVLIMELINNVALKHGGFSVFGGVGERTREGNDLIREMVESRVVNFGESFYEHMEKTGEFDLKHVDMSAIPKSKAALVYGQMTEPPGARLRVALTALTVAEYFRDEAGTDVLLFIDNIFRFTQAGSEVSALLGRMPSAVGYQPTLATEMGELQERITSTKRGSITSVQAIYVPADDYTDPAPATTFAHLDAVTALSRQIAELGIYPAVDPLASTSRILDPRIVGEDHYDVAQEVKRILQRYKDLQDIIAILGIDELSEEDKLTVARARKIQRFLSQPFHVAEQFTGKKGKFVALEDTVRGFKELISGNYDDLPEQAFFMVGGIDEAVERARAM, encoded by the coding sequence ATGGCGAAAGAGGGAAGGGTCTTACAGGTAATCGGTCCGGTCGTAGACGTTGAGTTTGAAGAGGTGGAACTCCCCTCGATATATCAGGCTCTACGAATTGTGAGCGACGGCTTCGAGGTTCCGGAGCCGATAAGCATCACGGTTGAAGTCCAGCAGCATTTGGGGGAGGGGCGGTGCCGCTGCGTCGCTATGGAGCCGACCGAAGGCCTCATACGAGGTATGAAAGCAGTGGATACTGGGGGACCAATAACGGTTCCGGTTGGGCCTGCGACCCTGGGTCGGGTGTTGAACGTCATCGGCGAGCCGGTTGACAAGCTGGGTTCCGTCGTCTCGGATCAACGATATCCTATACACCGCCACGCGCCGCCGTTTCAGGATCAATCAACCGAACTCGAGATGTTTGTAACCGGGATCAAGGTCATCGATCTCTTGGAGCCATTTCTCCGGGGGGGTAAAATTGGCTTGTTCGGGGGGGCCGGCGTAGGCAAAACCGTGCTGATAATGGAGCTCATAAACAACGTGGCTCTAAAGCACGGCGGCTTCTCAGTATTCGGGGGTGTCGGCGAAAGAACCCGTGAAGGAAACGACCTTATTCGCGAAATGGTGGAATCCAGAGTCGTTAACTTTGGAGAGTCTTTCTACGAGCATATGGAAAAGACTGGTGAGTTCGACCTCAAACACGTAGACATGAGCGCGATTCCAAAGTCCAAAGCTGCCTTAGTTTACGGCCAGATGACCGAACCGCCCGGCGCCCGCCTCCGCGTGGCGCTGACAGCGTTGACAGTGGCCGAGTACTTCCGGGACGAAGCCGGAACCGACGTCCTGCTGTTCATAGACAATATCTTTCGCTTCACACAGGCGGGGTCCGAGGTTTCTGCTCTACTGGGGCGCATGCCCTCGGCCGTAGGTTATCAGCCAACGCTCGCAACCGAGATGGGAGAATTGCAGGAAAGAATCACTTCGACAAAGCGCGGATCTATCACGTCCGTGCAGGCGATCTATGTTCCGGCGGACGACTACACTGATCCAGCGCCCGCGACAACGTTTGCACATCTCGATGCGGTAACGGCACTATCCCGACAGATTGCCGAGTTGGGCATTTATCCAGCCGTGGACCCGCTAGCCTCCACTTCCAGGATCCTCGATCCCAGGATTGTTGGAGAGGACCATTATGATGTTGCGCAGGAGGTCAAGCGTATCCTTCAACGCTACAAGGATCTGCAGGATATCATTGCGATTCTCGGGATAGACGAACTGTCCGAGGAGGACAAGCTGACGGTTGCGCGCGCGCGAAAGATTCAGCGGTTTCTCTCCCAGCCCTTCCACGTTGCCGAACAGTTTACCGGCAAGAAGGGCAAGTTCGTAGCGCTTGAAGACACTGTACGCGGGTTCAAAGAACTAATTTCGGGGAATTACGATGATCTCCCAGAACAGGCGTTCTTTATGGTGGGGGGGATAGACGAAGCCGTCGAACGCGCGCGGGCTATGTGA
- the atpC gene encoding ATP synthase F1 subunit epsilon, producing the protein MPQRIHLEVVTPERKVFEADVERVEVPGLDGELGILPGHTELVSLLKPAGLLTYHIADEIGEMAISDGFVEVSADRVTVLANKATRPEDIDLSRALMTKEQAEQKMQRALADPGADIAGAAVELERASVELLIAQRSR; encoded by the coding sequence ATGCCGCAAAGAATTCACCTTGAGGTTGTAACTCCAGAGCGCAAGGTTTTCGAGGCTGATGTCGAGCGCGTGGAGGTTCCAGGTCTCGATGGGGAGCTCGGCATACTCCCCGGACACACCGAACTGGTGTCGCTACTAAAGCCCGCCGGTTTATTGACGTACCACATAGCTGACGAAATCGGCGAGATGGCAATAAGCGACGGGTTTGTCGAAGTGAGCGCCGACCGCGTAACCGTGCTTGCGAACAAAGCTACTCGCCCCGAAGATATCGATCTTTCTCGGGCACTGATGACCAAGGAGCAAGCCGAGCAAAAGATGCAACGCGCTTTGGCCGATCCCGGTGCCGACATCGCAGGTGCTGCCGTCGAACTAGAGCGCGCCTCTGTAGAACTGCTAATCGCGCAGAGGTCACGATGA